In Mastacembelus armatus chromosome 22, fMasArm1.2, whole genome shotgun sequence, a genomic segment contains:
- the dio2 gene encoding type II iodothyronine deiodinase: MGMASEDLLVTLQILPGFFSNCLFLVLYDSVVLVKRVVSLISCSSSTGNGEWHRMLTSAGLRSIWNSFLLDAYKQVKLGCEAPNSKVVKVPDNCSSSVSNVTNVPSGTRTQNENECHLLDFESSDRPLVVNFGSATUPPFISHLPNFRQLVEDFSDVADFLLVYIDEAHPSDGWVAPPMGSCSFSVRKHQNLEERLGAARKLIEHFSLPPQCQLVADCMDNNTNVAYGVSNERVCIVQQRKIAYMGGKGPFFYNLKDVRQWLEKAYGKR; this comes from the exons ATGGGAATGGCGAGTGAGGACCTGCTTGTGACACTACAGATACTACCAGGTTTCTTTTCAAATTGTCTCTTCCTTGTCCTCTACGACTCTGTGGTACTCGTGAAGCGCGTTGTGTCGCTCATCAGCTGCTCCAGCTCCACCGGTAACGGAGAGTGGCACCGAATGTTGACCTCAGCGGGGCTCCGCTCCATCTGGAATAGCTTCCTTTTAGACGCATATAAGCAG GTGAAACTTGGCTGTGAGGCACCCAACTCCAAAGTGGTGAAGGTGCCTGATAATTGTAGCAGCAGTGTCAGTAATGTGACTAATGTGCCATCAGGAACCAGGACCCAAAATGAGAATGAGTGTCACCTTCTGGATTTTGAGTCATCTGATCGCCCTCTGGTGGTCAACTTTGGCTCTGCCACCTGACCCCCCTTTATCAGCCACCTGCCAAATTTCAGGCAGTTGGTGGAGGATTTCAGTGATGTGGCTGATTTCCTTTTAGTGTACATTGATGAAGCTCACCCATCTGATGGCTGGGTGGCTCCTCCTATGGGCTCTTGTTCTTTCAGTGTACGGAAACACCAGAACCTGGAGGAGAGGCTGGGAGCAGCACGCAAACTTATTGAGCACTTTTCCCTCCCACCACAATGTCAGCTGGTAGCTGACTGCATGGACAACAATACTAATGTTGCTTACGGTGTCTCCAATGAACGGGTGTGTATAGTACAACAGAGAAAGATTGCCTACATGGGTGGTAAGGgaccttttttttacaatctgAAGGATGTGCGGCAATGGCTGGAAAAAGCCTATGGTAAACGGTaa
- the hhipl1 gene encoding HHIP-like protein 1 isoform X1 produces MPLCYGKVFGQRWISSIVILYFSTFWVAPVMLHPQCLDFKPPFRPLRELEFCVMYKEFGCCDYQKDQELMTKFYQVMRNFDYYGYANCAGFVLELLCQECSPYAAHLFDAEDPNTPVRTIPGLCPDYCSQFWKKCSSTIPFLTDNPHVAKIKEDHTRLCQYLELDDMDYCYPHLLSNQNLTQNLGRVQSDSDGCLQLCLEEVANGLRNPLAMVHANDGTHRFFVAEQVGLVWTYLPDRTKLERPFLNITKAVLTSSWEGDERGFLGLTFHPQYKYNKKLYVYYSVEVGFDERIRISEFLVSANDMNVVDHTSERVILEIDEPASNHNGGQLLFADDGYLYIFTGDGGMAGDPFGKYGNAQNKSALLGKVLRIHVDGNEKGPLYRIPPDNPFIHEQGARPEVYAYGVRNMWRCSVDRGDPHTKEGKGRIFCGDVGQNKFEEIDIIEKGRNYGWRAKEGFSCYDKKLCANISLDDVLPIYAYPHKMGKSVTGGYVYRGCEYPNLNGMYIFGDFMSGRLMSLQQDSNTRQWKYNEICMGKGLTCTFPGLINNYYPYIISFAEDEAGELYFMSTGVPSATSPSGVVYKVVDPSRRAPPRQCHYDPLPVRVKSNLIQFIPQETLIGVDTQSKNRPKPQPTESVDWLQELIDRLAELEPDLTTHLPTTTTTKSSRHSRRGKNRGRSRKGKSRTENAPEHQSGAVRLVGDEQGRSDRGRVELYINGEWGTVCDDLWNPKNAAVVCRQLGFRYALKAAKKAEFGEGRDLRIILDDVQCEGTESSLLRCKHAGVGTHNCAHNEDAGVICGNSGYILEV; encoded by the exons ATGCCGCTGTGTTATGGCAAAGTCTTTGGTCAGCGGTGGATCTCATCGattgtcattttgtatttttcgACATTCTGGGTCGCACCTGTAATGTTACACCCACAGTGTTTAGATTTTAAGCCGCCCTTCCGTCCGCTGAGGGAACTGGAGTTTTGTGTAATGTACAAGGAGTTTGGCTGCTGCGATTATCAAAAAGACCAGGAGCTGATGACTAAATTCTACCAGGTTATGCGTAACTTTGATTATTATGGATATGCCAACTGTGCGGGGTTCGTCCTGGAGCTGCTCTGCCAG GAATGTTCTCCCTATGCAGCTCATCTCTTTGATGCTGAGGACCCAAATACCCCAGTGCGGACCATCCCTGGCCTCTGTCCAGACTACTGTTCCCAGTTTTGGAAAAAGTGCAGCTCCACCATCCCTTTCCTGACGGACAACCCACACGTAGCCAAAATTAAAGAAGACCATACTCGCCTCTGTCAGTACCTGGAGCTTGACGACATGGACTACTGCTACCCACATCTCCTCAGCAACCAGAACCTGACCCAGAACCTGGGCCGTGTTCAGTCAGACTCAGATGGATGTTTGCAGCTGTGTCTGGAAGAAGTGGCCAATGGTCTGCGGAACCCTCTAGCCATGGTCCATGCCAATGATGGCACACATCGGTTCTTTGTTGCAGAACAGGTGGGCTTGGTGTGGACCTACCTTCCTGACCGGACCAAACTTGAGAGACCATTTTTGAACATTACTAAGGCAGTGTTAACATCATCATGGGAGGGTGATGAGAGAGGATTTCTGGGACTCACTTTTCATCCTCAGTACAAATATAACAAGAAGCTATATGTGTATTACTCAGTGGAGGTGGGTTTTGATGAGAGGATCCGGATCAGTGAATTCCTTGTCTCAGCCAATGATATGAATGTGGTGGATCACACCTCTGAGCG GGTTATCCTGGAAATCGATGAGCCCGCATCAAACCACAATGGGGGGCAGCTGCTATTTGCCGATGATGGCTACTTGTATATTTTCACAGGTGATGGTGGAATGGCAGGAGACCCTTTTGGGAAGTATGGGAATGCCCAGAACAA GTCAGCTCTCTTGGGTAAAGTTCTTCGTATCCATGTGGATGGCAATGAGAAAGGGCCTTTGTACAGAATCCCCCCAGATAACCCTTTCATACATGAGCAAGGAGCCCGACCTGAAGTTTATGCGTATGGTGTCCGCAACATGTGGAGGTGCTCAGTGGATCGGGGTGACCCTCACACCAAAGAAGGCAAAGGACGCATCTTCTGTGGGGACGTAGGCCAGAACAAGTTTGAAGAGATTGACATAATTGAGAAAGGTCGGAACTATGGTTGGAGAGCTAAAGAGGGTTTCTCCTGCTACGATAAGAAGCTGTGTGCGAACATCTCACTAG atgaTGTCCTGCCTATTTATGCATACCCTCACAAGATGGGAAAGTCAGTGACTGGTGGCTACGTGTACCGAGGCTGTGAATACCCCAACCTGAATGGCATGTACATCTTTGGAGACTTCATGAGTGG GCGTTTGATGAGTCTGCAGCAGGACAGTAACACAAGGCAGTGGAAATACAATGAGATCTGTATGGGGAAGGGTCTGACATGCACCTTCCCAGGACTCATCAACAACTACTACCCATACATCATCTCCTTTGCTGAGGATGAAGCTG GGGAGCTGTACTTTATGTCCACTGGAGTCCCGAGTGCAACATCACCTTCAGGAGTTGTTTATAAAGTGGTGGATCCCTCAAG acGTGCTCCACCAAGACAGTGTCATTATGACCCCCTTCCTGTGAGAGTGAAAAGTAATCTCATCCAGTTTATTCCCCAGGAAA caTTGATTGGCGTTGacacacaaagtaaaaacaggCCGAAGCCGCAGCCCACAGAATCTGTTGACTGGCTCCAAGAGCTCATTGACCGTCTAGCTGAACTAGAGCCAGACTTAACAACCCATTTACCAACCACAACTACCACCAAATCAAGCAGGCATTCAAGGCGAGGGAAAAACCGGGGAAGAAGCAGAAAGGGCAAATCCAGAACAGAAAATGCACCTGAGCACCAGAGTGGAGCGGTGAGGCTGGTTGGAGACGAACAAGGCCGCAGTGATCGTGGACGTGTGGAGCTCTACATTAATGGGGAGTGGGGCACTGTGTGCGATGACTTATGGAACCCCAAAAATGCTGCAGTGGTTTGCCGGCAGCTAGGCTTCCGCTATGCTCTGAAGGCAGCCAAGAAAGCAGAGTTCGGTGAGGGGAGGGATCTGCGGATTATTCTGGATGATGTTCAGTGTGAAGGAACTGAGTCCAGCCTGCTGCGGTGCAAACATGCCGGTGTGGGGACACATAATTGTGCCCACAATGAGGACGCTGGGGTGATCTGTGGCAACTCAGGCTACATTTTGGAAGTCTAA
- the hhipl1 gene encoding HHIP-like protein 1 isoform X3 produces MPLCYGKVFGQRWISSIVILYFSTFWVAPVMLHPQCLDFKPPFRPLRELEFCVMYKEFGCCDYQKDQELMTKFYQVMRNFDYYGYANCAGFVLELLCQECSPYAAHLFDAEDPNTPVRTIPGLCPDYCSQFWKKCSSTIPFLTDNPHVAKIKEDHTRLCQYLELDDMDYCYPHLLSNQNLTQNLGRVQSDSDGCLQLCLEEVANGLRNPLAMVHANDGTHRFFVAEQVGLVWTYLPDRTKLERPFLNITKAVLTSSWEGDERGFLGLTFHPQYKYNKKLYVYYSVEVGFDERIRISEFLVSANDMNVVDHTSERVILEIDEPASNHNGGQLLFADDGYLYIFTGDGGMAGDPFGKYGNAQNKSALLGKVLRIHVDGNEKGPLYRIPPDNPFIHEQGARPEVYAYGVRNMWRCSVDRGDPHTKEGKGRIFCGDVGQNKFEEIDIIEKGRNYGWRAKEGFSCYDKKLCANISLDDVLPIYAYPHKMGKSVTGGYVYRGCEYPNLNGMYIFGDFMSGRLMSLQQDSNTRQWKYNEICMGKGLTCTFPGLINNYYPYIISFAEDEAGELYFMSTGVPSATSPSGVVYKVVDPSRCNPTGAKPTWQCIKYKNLLQTG; encoded by the exons ATGCCGCTGTGTTATGGCAAAGTCTTTGGTCAGCGGTGGATCTCATCGattgtcattttgtatttttcgACATTCTGGGTCGCACCTGTAATGTTACACCCACAGTGTTTAGATTTTAAGCCGCCCTTCCGTCCGCTGAGGGAACTGGAGTTTTGTGTAATGTACAAGGAGTTTGGCTGCTGCGATTATCAAAAAGACCAGGAGCTGATGACTAAATTCTACCAGGTTATGCGTAACTTTGATTATTATGGATATGCCAACTGTGCGGGGTTCGTCCTGGAGCTGCTCTGCCAG GAATGTTCTCCCTATGCAGCTCATCTCTTTGATGCTGAGGACCCAAATACCCCAGTGCGGACCATCCCTGGCCTCTGTCCAGACTACTGTTCCCAGTTTTGGAAAAAGTGCAGCTCCACCATCCCTTTCCTGACGGACAACCCACACGTAGCCAAAATTAAAGAAGACCATACTCGCCTCTGTCAGTACCTGGAGCTTGACGACATGGACTACTGCTACCCACATCTCCTCAGCAACCAGAACCTGACCCAGAACCTGGGCCGTGTTCAGTCAGACTCAGATGGATGTTTGCAGCTGTGTCTGGAAGAAGTGGCCAATGGTCTGCGGAACCCTCTAGCCATGGTCCATGCCAATGATGGCACACATCGGTTCTTTGTTGCAGAACAGGTGGGCTTGGTGTGGACCTACCTTCCTGACCGGACCAAACTTGAGAGACCATTTTTGAACATTACTAAGGCAGTGTTAACATCATCATGGGAGGGTGATGAGAGAGGATTTCTGGGACTCACTTTTCATCCTCAGTACAAATATAACAAGAAGCTATATGTGTATTACTCAGTGGAGGTGGGTTTTGATGAGAGGATCCGGATCAGTGAATTCCTTGTCTCAGCCAATGATATGAATGTGGTGGATCACACCTCTGAGCG GGTTATCCTGGAAATCGATGAGCCCGCATCAAACCACAATGGGGGGCAGCTGCTATTTGCCGATGATGGCTACTTGTATATTTTCACAGGTGATGGTGGAATGGCAGGAGACCCTTTTGGGAAGTATGGGAATGCCCAGAACAA GTCAGCTCTCTTGGGTAAAGTTCTTCGTATCCATGTGGATGGCAATGAGAAAGGGCCTTTGTACAGAATCCCCCCAGATAACCCTTTCATACATGAGCAAGGAGCCCGACCTGAAGTTTATGCGTATGGTGTCCGCAACATGTGGAGGTGCTCAGTGGATCGGGGTGACCCTCACACCAAAGAAGGCAAAGGACGCATCTTCTGTGGGGACGTAGGCCAGAACAAGTTTGAAGAGATTGACATAATTGAGAAAGGTCGGAACTATGGTTGGAGAGCTAAAGAGGGTTTCTCCTGCTACGATAAGAAGCTGTGTGCGAACATCTCACTAG atgaTGTCCTGCCTATTTATGCATACCCTCACAAGATGGGAAAGTCAGTGACTGGTGGCTACGTGTACCGAGGCTGTGAATACCCCAACCTGAATGGCATGTACATCTTTGGAGACTTCATGAGTGG GCGTTTGATGAGTCTGCAGCAGGACAGTAACACAAGGCAGTGGAAATACAATGAGATCTGTATGGGGAAGGGTCTGACATGCACCTTCCCAGGACTCATCAACAACTACTACCCATACATCATCTCCTTTGCTGAGGATGAAGCTG GGGAGCTGTACTTTATGTCCACTGGAGTCCCGAGTGCAACATCACCTTCAGGAGTTGTTTATAAAGTGGTGGATCCCTCAAG GTGCAACCCTACAGGTGCCAAACCAACGTGGCAgtgcataaaatataaaaatctccTTCAAACAG GCTGA
- the hhipl1 gene encoding HHIP-like protein 1 isoform X2 produces MPLCYGKVFGQRWISSIVILYFSTFWVAPVMLHPQCLDFKPPFRPLRELEFCVMYKEFGCCDYQKDQELMTKFYQVMRNFDYYGYANCAGFVLELLCQECSPYAAHLFDAEDPNTPVRTIPGLCPDYCSQFWKKCSSTIPFLTDNPHVAKIKEDHTRLCQYLELDDMDYCYPHLLSNQNLTQNLGRVQSDSDGCLQLCLEEVANGLRNPLAMVHANDGTHRFFVAEQVGLVWTYLPDRTKLERPFLNITKAVLTSSWEGDERGFLGLTFHPQYKYNKKLYVYYSVEVGFDERIRISEFLVSANDMNVVDHTSERVILEIDEPASNHNGGQLLFADDGYLYIFTGDGGMAGDPFGKYGNAQNKSALLGKVLRIHVDGNEKGPLYRIPPDNPFIHEQGARPEVYAYGVRNMWRCSVDRGDPHTKEGKGRIFCGDVGQNKFEEIDIIEKGRNYGWRAKEGFSCYDKKLCANISLDDVLPIYAYPHKMGKSVTGGYVYRGCEYPNLNGMYIFGDFMSGRLMSLQQDSNTRQWKYNEICMGKGLTCTFPGLINNYYPYIISFAEDEAGELYFMSTGVPSATSPSGVVYKVVDPSRLRPRKQVGVQLHHLSQRLRRWSSARTVGDPW; encoded by the exons ATGCCGCTGTGTTATGGCAAAGTCTTTGGTCAGCGGTGGATCTCATCGattgtcattttgtatttttcgACATTCTGGGTCGCACCTGTAATGTTACACCCACAGTGTTTAGATTTTAAGCCGCCCTTCCGTCCGCTGAGGGAACTGGAGTTTTGTGTAATGTACAAGGAGTTTGGCTGCTGCGATTATCAAAAAGACCAGGAGCTGATGACTAAATTCTACCAGGTTATGCGTAACTTTGATTATTATGGATATGCCAACTGTGCGGGGTTCGTCCTGGAGCTGCTCTGCCAG GAATGTTCTCCCTATGCAGCTCATCTCTTTGATGCTGAGGACCCAAATACCCCAGTGCGGACCATCCCTGGCCTCTGTCCAGACTACTGTTCCCAGTTTTGGAAAAAGTGCAGCTCCACCATCCCTTTCCTGACGGACAACCCACACGTAGCCAAAATTAAAGAAGACCATACTCGCCTCTGTCAGTACCTGGAGCTTGACGACATGGACTACTGCTACCCACATCTCCTCAGCAACCAGAACCTGACCCAGAACCTGGGCCGTGTTCAGTCAGACTCAGATGGATGTTTGCAGCTGTGTCTGGAAGAAGTGGCCAATGGTCTGCGGAACCCTCTAGCCATGGTCCATGCCAATGATGGCACACATCGGTTCTTTGTTGCAGAACAGGTGGGCTTGGTGTGGACCTACCTTCCTGACCGGACCAAACTTGAGAGACCATTTTTGAACATTACTAAGGCAGTGTTAACATCATCATGGGAGGGTGATGAGAGAGGATTTCTGGGACTCACTTTTCATCCTCAGTACAAATATAACAAGAAGCTATATGTGTATTACTCAGTGGAGGTGGGTTTTGATGAGAGGATCCGGATCAGTGAATTCCTTGTCTCAGCCAATGATATGAATGTGGTGGATCACACCTCTGAGCG GGTTATCCTGGAAATCGATGAGCCCGCATCAAACCACAATGGGGGGCAGCTGCTATTTGCCGATGATGGCTACTTGTATATTTTCACAGGTGATGGTGGAATGGCAGGAGACCCTTTTGGGAAGTATGGGAATGCCCAGAACAA GTCAGCTCTCTTGGGTAAAGTTCTTCGTATCCATGTGGATGGCAATGAGAAAGGGCCTTTGTACAGAATCCCCCCAGATAACCCTTTCATACATGAGCAAGGAGCCCGACCTGAAGTTTATGCGTATGGTGTCCGCAACATGTGGAGGTGCTCAGTGGATCGGGGTGACCCTCACACCAAAGAAGGCAAAGGACGCATCTTCTGTGGGGACGTAGGCCAGAACAAGTTTGAAGAGATTGACATAATTGAGAAAGGTCGGAACTATGGTTGGAGAGCTAAAGAGGGTTTCTCCTGCTACGATAAGAAGCTGTGTGCGAACATCTCACTAG atgaTGTCCTGCCTATTTATGCATACCCTCACAAGATGGGAAAGTCAGTGACTGGTGGCTACGTGTACCGAGGCTGTGAATACCCCAACCTGAATGGCATGTACATCTTTGGAGACTTCATGAGTGG GCGTTTGATGAGTCTGCAGCAGGACAGTAACACAAGGCAGTGGAAATACAATGAGATCTGTATGGGGAAGGGTCTGACATGCACCTTCCCAGGACTCATCAACAACTACTACCCATACATCATCTCCTTTGCTGAGGATGAAGCTG GGGAGCTGTACTTTATGTCCACTGGAGTCCCGAGTGCAACATCACCTTCAGGAGTTGTTTATAAAGTGGTGGATCCCTCAAG GCTGAGGCCCAGAAAACAGGTGGGGGTCCAGCTCCATCACCTCTcacagaggctgaggagatggtcCTCAGCCAGAACAGTGGGTGACCCATGGTAG